From a single Labrus bergylta chromosome 14, fLabBer1.1, whole genome shotgun sequence genomic region:
- the LOC109983588 gene encoding transmembrane protein 47, translating to MSVNEVHVFRPFKLIALLCVFLALCLDLVALLSPAWVTADHFSLSLWESCSQSEARHPAEEEEEEAAVWSCFSTLTSDWQIATLVLLVSGAVSTLVAFLVALISLCRGTHRQHYRTVAVFLFTAVVLQACALVLYPIKFIDGTVLQTYHEFNWGYGLGWGATIFMLGAGILFCLRTDIYEDTMY from the exons atgtctgtgaacgAGGTGCACGTGTTCCGGCCCTTCAAGCTCATCGCGCTGCTCTGCGTCTTCCTCGCGCTCTGTCTGGACCTGGTGGCTCTGCTGAGTCCAGCCTGGGTCACCGCCGACCACTTCTCCCTGTCCCTGTGGGAGTCCTGCTCCCAGTCCGAGGCACGGCACccggcagaggaggaggaggaggaggcggctgTGTGGAGCTGCTTCTCCACCCTCACATCTG ACTGGCAGATTGCCACCCTGGTGCTGCTGGTGTCCGGAGCTGTGTCCACGCTGGTGGCCTTTTTAGTGGCCCTGATTTCCCTCTGCAGGGGGACGCACAGACAACATTACCGCACCGTGGCTGTGTTCCTCTTCACTGCAG tggTCCTGCAGGCCTGCGCTCTGGTCCTTTACCCGATCAAGTTCATCGACGGGACTGTTCTTCAGACGTATCACGAGTTTAATTGGGGCTACGGGCTCGGCTGGGGAGCCACTATCTTCATGTTGGGCGCCGGGATCCTCTTCTGCCTGAGGACGGACATTTACGAGGACACAATGTACTGA